Proteins from one Chitinophaga oryzae genomic window:
- the rimO gene encoding 30S ribosomal protein S12 methylthiotransferase RimO, translated as MKTKTLKKDKVNIITLGCSKNMVDSEVLSGQLLANEIDVVHESTKRDHNIVVVNTCGFIDKAKEESINTILEQVELKQRGKLDKVYVTGCLSERYRGDLESEIGGVDAWFGTMELPLLLKKFDADYKSELIGERLLSTPSHYAYLKIAEGCNRTCSFCAIPLMRGGHVSRPIEELVKEAEKLVRSGVKEIMLIAQELTYYGLDLYKQRRLADLMRALAGVEGLEWIRLHYAYPTKFPMEVLDVMNEFPNICNYLDMPLQHASNAMLKAMKRQITREEIEELVHQIRAKVPGICLRTTLIAGFPGETEDDVEELKGFLERMRFDRVGVFTYSHEEGTSAYELEDNIPAEEKERRAQEIMEVQQEISLEKNQERVGKVLKVIVDKKEAGRYLARTEFDSVEVDNEVIINTTKRLKPGEFVNVRITKAFDYDLEGELV; from the coding sequence TTGAAGACGAAAACTTTAAAGAAAGACAAGGTTAACATTATTACGCTTGGTTGTTCGAAGAACATGGTTGACTCAGAAGTGCTGAGCGGGCAACTGCTGGCCAATGAGATCGATGTGGTGCATGAAAGCACCAAACGCGATCATAATATCGTGGTCGTGAATACCTGCGGATTTATTGACAAAGCCAAAGAAGAATCCATCAATACCATCCTGGAACAGGTAGAACTGAAGCAACGCGGAAAGCTGGACAAAGTATATGTGACCGGCTGTCTGAGTGAGCGTTACCGGGGCGACCTGGAATCGGAGATTGGCGGCGTGGACGCCTGGTTTGGCACCATGGAACTGCCGTTGCTGCTGAAGAAATTCGATGCGGATTACAAATCAGAACTGATCGGCGAACGTTTGCTGAGCACTCCTTCCCACTATGCTTACCTGAAGATTGCAGAAGGTTGCAACCGTACCTGCTCTTTCTGTGCCATTCCGCTGATGCGCGGTGGTCACGTATCCCGTCCTATAGAGGAACTGGTGAAAGAAGCGGAGAAACTGGTCCGTTCCGGTGTGAAGGAAATTATGCTGATTGCACAGGAGCTGACCTATTATGGCCTGGACCTGTACAAACAGCGCCGTCTGGCTGACCTGATGCGCGCACTGGCCGGCGTGGAAGGCCTGGAATGGATACGCCTTCACTATGCTTATCCGACTAAGTTCCCGATGGAAGTGCTCGACGTCATGAACGAGTTCCCCAACATCTGCAACTACCTCGATATGCCTTTGCAGCATGCTTCCAACGCTATGCTCAAAGCCATGAAACGCCAGATCACCCGGGAAGAAATCGAAGAACTGGTCCACCAGATCCGCGCCAAAGTGCCCGGTATCTGTCTGCGTACTACCCTGATCGCCGGTTTCCCCGGTGAAACGGAAGACGACGTGGAAGAACTGAAAGGTTTCCTCGAAAGAATGCGTTTTGACAGAGTGGGTGTATTTACCTACAGTCATGAAGAGGGTACCAGCGCCTACGAGCTGGAAGACAACATCCCTGCTGAAGAGAAAGAGCGGAGAGCACAGGAGATCATGGAAGTACAGCAGGAAATCTCCCTGGAGAAAAACCAGGAAAGGGTAGGAAAAGTATTGAAAGTCATCGTTGACAAAAAAGAGGCCGGCAGATATCTGGCCCGCACGGAGTTCGACTCTGTGGAAGTGGACAATGAGGTGATCATCAATACCACCAAACGCCTGAAACCCGGCGAATTTGTGAATGTACGTATCACTAAGGCGTTTGATTACGACCTTGAAGGTGAACTGGTATAG
- a CDS encoding DEAD/DEAH box helicase has product MTTFESLGLQEPILKGITDLGFVSPTPIQEQAIPVLLSGDRDFVGLAQTGTGKTAAFGLPLLQQLDLKINKPQGLILCPTRELCLQITNDLKNFSKYLGEVNIVAVYGGSSIVQQLRELKRGVHIVVATPGRLLDIIERGAINFDNVRYAVLDEADEMLNMGFQEDINNILSNTPESKTTWLFSATMPQEVRRIAKKYMEDPFELTVGTKNSGNANIEHEYYVVRPRDKYAALKRIVDYNPDIFGIIFTRTKIESQEIAESLIKDGYNADALHGDLTQQQRDKVMKRFREKALQVLVATDVAARGIDVDNVTHVINYDLPDDVENYTHRSGRTGRAGKSGVSIAIIGGRDTGKIRQIERVIGKKFVKAEVPDGFAVCEKQLFGLVHKVHNVTVNEEQIEPYLERIYEEFSSMTKEELIKRFASLEFNQFLEYYQDAPDLNTKDDKRFGDDSRGSRGSGKYTRLFINLGSVDDFNRGDMLRYLCDNTGVRGNKIGRIDLKGVYSFFEVENDELEKVTQSFKKVEYNGRAVRIEMSQDGDKRGGGGGGRFSGNRGEGGPRKRTWTPGGPRSGEKREHSGGGKPPFKRKY; this is encoded by the coding sequence ATGACAACATTTGAATCACTGGGCTTACAAGAGCCTATTTTGAAGGGAATTACGGACCTGGGTTTCGTTTCCCCAACACCGATCCAGGAACAGGCTATTCCCGTTCTTTTAAGTGGAGACCGCGATTTTGTGGGACTGGCCCAGACGGGCACCGGTAAAACTGCTGCCTTTGGCTTACCCTTGCTGCAGCAACTGGACCTGAAAATCAACAAACCACAAGGACTGATCCTCTGCCCCACGCGTGAACTGTGTCTGCAGATCACCAACGACCTCAAGAATTTCAGCAAATACCTCGGCGAAGTAAACATTGTAGCGGTATATGGCGGTTCCAGCATCGTGCAGCAGCTGCGTGAACTGAAGAGAGGCGTACACATCGTGGTGGCCACTCCCGGCCGTTTGCTGGATATCATCGAACGCGGCGCCATTAACTTCGACAATGTGCGTTATGCCGTACTGGACGAAGCTGATGAGATGCTGAACATGGGATTCCAGGAAGACATCAACAACATCCTGTCCAACACCCCGGAATCCAAAACTACCTGGCTGTTTTCCGCTACGATGCCACAGGAAGTGCGCCGTATAGCGAAAAAGTACATGGAAGATCCGTTTGAGCTCACCGTGGGCACTAAAAACAGCGGTAACGCCAACATCGAGCACGAATATTACGTGGTACGCCCACGCGATAAATATGCTGCCCTGAAACGTATCGTGGACTATAACCCCGATATCTTCGGCATCATCTTCACCCGTACCAAAATTGAATCCCAGGAGATCGCTGAATCCCTGATCAAGGACGGTTACAATGCCGACGCCCTGCACGGCGATCTGACCCAGCAGCAGCGCGACAAGGTGATGAAACGTTTCCGTGAAAAAGCCCTGCAGGTACTGGTAGCTACCGACGTAGCCGCCCGTGGTATCGACGTGGACAATGTGACCCACGTGATCAACTACGACCTGCCGGATGACGTGGAAAACTACACCCACCGTAGCGGCCGTACCGGCCGTGCCGGTAAATCCGGTGTCTCCATCGCCATTATCGGCGGCCGTGACACCGGAAAAATCCGCCAGATCGAAAGAGTGATCGGCAAAAAATTCGTGAAAGCAGAAGTGCCCGACGGGTTCGCCGTTTGCGAAAAACAACTGTTCGGCCTCGTACATAAAGTACACAACGTTACTGTCAACGAAGAACAGATCGAACCGTACCTGGAACGTATATACGAAGAGTTCTCCTCCATGACGAAGGAAGAGCTGATCAAACGTTTTGCGTCCCTCGAGTTCAACCAGTTCCTGGAATACTACCAGGATGCTCCGGACCTGAACACGAAAGATGACAAACGCTTCGGTGACGACAGCCGTGGCAGCCGTGGCAGTGGCAAATACACCCGCCTGTTCATCAACCTCGGCTCTGTGGACGATTTCAACCGCGGCGACATGCTCCGTTACCTGTGCGACAACACCGGCGTACGTGGCAACAAAATCGGCCGTATCGATCTGAAAGGTGTTTACTCGTTCTTTGAAGTGGAAAATGACGAGCTGGAAAAAGTGACCCAGAGCTTTAAGAAAGTGGAATACAACGGTCGCGCTGTACGCATCGAAATGTCGCAGGATGGCGACAAACGTGG